In Monomorium pharaonis isolate MP-MQ-018 unplaced genomic scaffold, ASM1337386v2 scaffold_30, whole genome shotgun sequence, one DNA window encodes the following:
- the LOC118648221 gene encoding uncharacterized protein LOC118648221 — MVLVALIPGGLVRLGDGPRAVGGLRAHRTASAVRVREGEKENSVKPGEGHTVNKPNLWKMPKKKKDVTGPGVLGAPGPGAQGGIVPAPPASSSSGGHLALVGVSGASWKRLWSGDGDNVVEGVVRAALVRDARSRDWDGLVQAWDEVFLRWRADGGSDAVMVDLIARLVWDREGRAEHFKEKREALLERCRDLEEEIRGLRESHEREVRDLREALNGEVARGLREAVGQGLRSRLEGLLTRSPERVSRGTGSGHVDVVNRRVGPGRPMPGKRVSRGTDPVVWDPPPGVKVVDRCVGTDPVGCVDRSVGPDCPGGRRAVDERDPALGTSGGGGDTGQNARPCSPQPPSERGGPGSGAGRAVMCFRCLVRGHIGRDCRGPYRGNLCYRCGAPGHVARGCSGALRCPVCAGSGGVADHKLGSASCPARRSGGRPCKGSGGEAEIPREEEGRRGWGVCPPPPPAARRAGGAGSRGAWVGGTCPPPLYGRARKRADRAGHGASAGLDEGPAGPALLEVLAGIASSVAILARRVWGGEGCGVTRGRGSLALSRRVRGSGVKWPPPRP; from the coding sequence ATGGTCCTTGTGGCCTTGATCCCGGGTGGACTTGTCCGCTTGGGAGACGGGCCGCGGGCCGTCGGGGGTCTAAGAGCGCACCGTACGGCCTCGGCTGTACGTGTAcgggagggagagaaggaaaaCTCTGTAAAACCCGGTGAAGGACACACTGTCAACAAACCAAATTTATGGAAGATGCCCAAAAAGAAGAAGGATGTTACCGGCCCAGGGGTACTCGGAGCCCCAGGGCCCGGCGCGCAGGGGGGTATAGTCCCGGCCCCCCCCGCGTCGTCATCGAGCGGCGGGCATCTTGCGTTAGTGGGGGTGTCCGGAGCCTCGTGGAAGAGGCTCTGGTCCGGCGACGGGGATAACGTCGTCGAGGGGGTGGTGCGTGCGGCCCTGGTGCGGGACGCGCGCTCTCGCGATTGGGACGGCCTCGTCCAGGCGTGGGACGAGGTCTTCCTCAGGTGGCGGGCAGATGGGGGGAGCGATGCGGTCATGGTGGACCTCATCGCTCGCCTAGTCTGGGACCGAGAGGGGAGGGCCGAGCACTTCAAGGAGAAGCGTGAGGCCCTCCTTGAAAGGTGTCGGGATCTCGAGGAGGAGATCAGGGGCCTGCGCGAGTCCCATGAGAGGGAGGTCCGGGACCTGCGCGAGGCTCTTAATGGTGAGGTTGCTCGGGGTCTGCGGGAGGCTGTCGGGCAAGGGCTCCGGTCCCGGTTGGAGGGTCTTCTGACCCGGAGCCCCGAGAGAGTGAGCCGGGGCACCGGCTCCGGGCATGTGGACGTCGTTAACCGGCGAGTTGGGCCGGGGCGTCCCATGCCCGGAAAGAGGGTCTCCAGGGGGACTGATCCCGTAGTGTGGGATCCGCCCCCTGGGGTTAAGGTAGTGGACCGCTGCGTCGGCACGGACCCGGTCGGGTGCGTGGACCGTTCGGTCGGCCCCGACTGTCCGGGCGGCCGGCGCGCGGTCGACGAGAGGGATCCCGCTTTAGGGACGTCGGGGGGCGGGGGGGACACTGGCCAAAACGCACGGCCTTGTTCCCCCCAACCTCCGAGCGAGAGGGGTGGCCCCGGGTCGGGCGCCGGGAGGGCAGTCATGTGCTTCCGGTGCCTGGTCCGGGGCCACATTGGGCGTGACTGTCGGGGCCCGTATCGTGGCAATTTATGCTATCGGTGCGGGGCTCCGGGTCACGTGGCGAGGGGGTGCAGTGGGGCACTTAGGTGCCCAGTCTGCGCCGGTTCCGGGGGGGTCGCCGACCACAAGTTGGGGTCGGCGAGCTGCCCCGCCCGGCGGTCGGGAGGACGGCCGTGTAAGGGCAGTGGCGGCGAGGCGGAAATtccgagagaggaagagggcCGTCGGGGGTGGGGGGTttgcccccctccccccccggCGGCCCGGCGAGCAGGCGGGGCTGGCTCGCGCGGGGCGTGGGTGGGGGGGACTTGTCCCCCTCCCCTGTACGGGAGGGCCCGGAAGCGGGCGGACAGGGCGGGACATGGGGCTTCCGCGGGGCTGGATGAGGGCCCCGCGGGACCCGCGTTGTTGGAGGTGCTCGCCGGGATCGCGAGCAGTGTCGCGATCCTGGCGAGACGAGTGTGGGGGGGCGAGGGATGCGGCGTCACTCGTGGGCGTGGCTCCCTCGCTCTTTCCCGGCGGGTGCGCGGGAGCGGGGTCAAGTGGCCCCCTCCGCGCCCGTAG
- the LOC118648222 gene encoding uncharacterized protein LOC118648222 — protein MVLVALIPGGLVRLGDGPRAVGGLRAHRTASAVRVREGEKENSVKPGEGHTVNKPNLWKMPKKKKDVTGPGVLGAPGPGAQGGIVPAPPASSSSGGHLALVGVSGASWKRLWSGDGDNVAEGVVRAALVRDARSRDWDGLVQAWDEVFLRWRADGGSDAVMVDLIARLVWDREGRARALKEKREALLE, from the coding sequence ATGGTCCTTGTGGCCTTGATCCCGGGTGGACTTGTCCGCTTGGGAGACGGGCCGCGGGCCGTCGGGGGTCTAAGAGCGCACCGTACGGCCTCGGCTGTACGTGTAcgggagggagagaaggaaaaCTCTGTAAAACCCGGTGAAGGACACACTGTCAACAAACCAAATTTATGGAAGATGCCCAAAAAGAAGAAGGATGTTACCGGCCCAGGGGTACTCGGAGCCCCAGGGCCCGGCGCGCAGGGGGGTATAGTCCCGGCCCCCCCCGCGTCGTCATCGAGCGGCGGGCATCTTGCGTTAGTGGGGGTGTCCGGAGCCTCGTGGAAGAGGCTCTGGTCCGGCGACGGGGATAACGTCGCCGAGGGGGTGGTGCGTGCGGCCCTGGTGCGGGACGCGCGCTCTCGCGATTGGGACGGCCTCGTCCAGGCGTGGGACGAGGTCTTCCTCAGGTGGCGGGCAGATGGGGGGAGCGATGCGGTCATGGTGGACCTCATCGCTCGCCTAGTCTGGGACCGAGAGGGGAGGGCCCGAGCACTCAAGGAGAAGCGTGAGGCCCTCCTTGAAAG